A window from Salminus brasiliensis chromosome 7, fSalBra1.hap2, whole genome shotgun sequence encodes these proteins:
- the rprmb gene encoding protein reprimo B, which produces MNSTAFNDTDGSLFSNRSSENLLNCCNLSSAVTNSGLVSATLDERSTFIMSVVQIAVMCVLALTVVFGIFFLGCNLLIKSEGMINFLVTDRRSSKDVEAVIVGSY; this is translated from the coding sequence ATGAATTCGACGGCGTTCAACGACACGGACGGGAGTTTGttctccaacagaagcagcgAGAACTTGCTGAACTGCTGCAACCTGTCGTCGGCCGTGACGAACAGCGGCTTGGTGAGCGCGACGCTGGACGAGCGCAGCACCTTCATCATGAGCGTGGTGCAGATCGCCGTGATGTGCGTCCTCGCGCTCACGGTGGTGTTCGGCATCTTCTTCTTAGGATGTAACCTCCTGATCAAATCGGAAGGAATGATCAACTTTCTGGTGACGGACAGGAGGTCCTCCAAGGACGTGGAAGCGGTCATCGTGGGCTCCTATTAA